Within Tribolium castaneum strain GA2 chromosome 10, icTriCast1.1, whole genome shotgun sequence, the genomic segment TGTGCTACTTTCATGCAATTAACTTTcgcgttttataaataaaaaattaacaaatgtctcgataaatttttaacgtaCAGCAATAGCCAGTATTTTTCATTTACTGCACAATACAACATTGATTTTGATATTCATATACGCATAAACTCTCCCAATACATtctaatgtaaaaaaacagtaacaaAATCTACGATATAacataaaacatttttgaacaaataagAGACAGAAAAATGTGTAAATGATGTAATAAATAGAAATACGAACTATTCTAATGAAATGATTGGAAGATTATTTTGCTTTGgtacttttttgtaatttgcatAACTATTGAGGCGCCGTCTTCTTGTGATTACCAAAACCCGGAAGATTTGCCACCTGGTGGGTTCCTCACACGGATGCAAGACTTTCTGTCCACATCAAGATcctctacaaaaaaataattaaaaataaaatcaacaaGACGCAACGTACCGCTGATAGAAAATGTCGAATCTTGGATGTTCCTTTGACCTTCCGGTCGCGGCCCCCTGACCGAGGGCGTGCTCACAGCTGAGTCTGGCAGTGTTGGTGTAGGACAGGCTTTGTCCTCGATTGTGACCTAAAACCGCACCCTCAACTACAAACCAACAAAATCGAAAACAACCTTGTGAACGTGTTCGGACAAATTGTCATCGTGCGTCCCATTGCGGACCGGCTTCAAATCGGCGATTTTCTCGGGATCGTAAACGAACGGGGCGTAGACGGGCGTCTCCACGAAGTGGCCGTGGCCTTGGACGACCCGCAGCTGGCCGTCGTCAACGCACACCCGCCCGTTCACAATGACGAACTCGGGGACCCCATGGCACACCATCCCCTAGACAAGTGTTGTCAAAAACTGATAGCCCACGCAAATAAGCCTTTAAAAGTTATTGTactaacgttttctttgtacacaataaagttttacaacagataatgGTGTTTACGATAAGTAACCCTCACAATAATATGGGTGACCCAAAAATATTCACGATACCGATTGGTTCGTCTGAAAGACTACAGcctgtctaaaataaatcacacaataaGCTTGCCTGAGTGATTAAAAGGTCCTTGCGGTTTGgggtaatcataataaaaatttaatggtgtacaaagaaacgttgctacaatacTGTGGTGCCACGAAATTACTTCGAATATGTTGAAATCGACGGCTTGGTGGTGCGTGGAGGCCGAAATTGTTCGAGTTTTGGTCGGGTCCCAAATGACAAGGTCTGCGTCTGATCCGACCGCAATGCAGCCCTTTCTCGGGTAGATGTTGAAGATTTTAGCTGCGTTTGTGCTAGTTATTGCGACAAAACGACAAGGGTCGATCATCCCCGACTGCACCCCTTTCTCCCAAATGACCGACATGCGGTCCTCCACCCCGTTTACGCCGTTCGGGATTTTGGAGAAGTCGTTTTTGCCCATCTCTTTCTGAGACTTGTTGAAAGTGCAATTGTCACTACCGGTGACTTGGAGGACATCCCTACGGTTATAGTGACGTTACTTTTTGCTGGTAACACTGTCCAACACCAATCATGCTTTAGACGAAAAGGTGCAAATTTGTTGGACAGTGTGGTTTACCCCAAATTTAGATAATCTCGTAGTCACCCGATCAACCGCAATACAAGTCATGCTTGCGAAATGataaatgattttaataaataaagaacaaGTAAAGTTAGTGGTTAATTCACACTTACGATGCCAACAACCCCAAAAGCTGGAAGGGCGTTTCAGGTCTAGAGCGAATAGCTGGTGCTGTTATCATGTTGGCATTACGTGGATCTCCTATAAGACCAATACTACCGGCACGTACTTCTCCAAAAACGGTTTGTCCTTTAGAACGCGCAGTTCGTATAATATTTCCTGATTCTTCCGTGGTAACATTAAGGATATAAATGGGTGCGTTCACCTGCACTCAAAACTGTTTTCTCACTGCTACACTATCGGTACAGAAAGTGCTAAACAGAAAGCCAATGCAACATTCAAGGGTTAATCGTGAAACGAATGAACCTCAATTAGTGGAAATGAAGAACTAAAAGAGCAAACGAAAAACACAAACTTACTGTGCTAACAGATTCATTAAAAATTGCGGTGTTGTGGGATCCGGTCTTAAGGGAGGGCTTAAAATGTGGCCAGCCGAGTGCTGGAAGCACTCATGCTTGTAATGGGAACCATCTGAAGCTAGTGCTGCTACTAAAGTTTCGCCATACACTCGGGTACCTCGTTCACATGCTTGCTTTAAAGCTAATCCTGCAGATTTGCTCATCACATGCACTATATACAACGGACAATCTACCTATAAATACCACCACGACTAAACATCTCAAGAAAACTAAGATCAGAAATAAAGTTTACAGCTTCTACAGTGCCAACAAACTCAAAAGAATTCACAATTTTGTCTAAaagatttgcaaaatttccacCAAATACACACGCTcgcctaaaaataaaaagaaaacagtcATTCTTCATCGGTTTTTATTCaactagaaatatttattttgtacattttGTTTGCGTCAAATATTCTAGAACATTGTTAATCTGGAAACGAAacatgcaaaaatattttaagcaaaaaaaaactcggtggttgtaatattttaatatttttaaaacctgTATGAACTGTAACAAATTATCCATGGTGAAATTGCTATGGTTAAGGTTGACAATGATCAATTAAGgtgttctatttgaaaaaatataactttagtgtttttttttttaaatattaataccCTGTATATATCCCGCAATATTTTAACAAGTTATTGAACTTTTTAGTATCTTTGGAGCATGCTGTATAAATTTAGTTGGATTTTTTCAGCCACAAACAATTGTATTGTGAATTACAAGCAACATCTATGCAGATAATGAAgcttaaacaaataattgtggctttattttaattgtgcaCCTTTTAAAATAACGTAGTTACGAATACTTCGAAATGAGTTGGTTTAGGCGATTGGACCTTAAAAATGCACctccctgtatatttttcagGTAGATAGCTCAAAAAAAACAACGTTAACAGTGACGAAGTCGTAAAAAATCAATGAATCAGACAAACTTCTCGCACCAATTAGTTATCTCacagattatattttttgttggtgaTGTTTTGTCCATATTCTTACACAATGATTGTGCCGTTtcatttattcagtttgttatAATTGCTCGTGTCGCGAACGTCTCATAAATAAAATCGGAATTTTGCGGTgtaaaagtttcaaattcgTTGGATAGTGAGTGTTGTGAGTGGTTAGTGAGTGCTACAGGAATTTCCAGGAAGAAAAGGCGAAAACAATCCGGATTAAAGGGTAAGTCCGcttacttaattaataatttattaataaatgtaatattttCAACTAATTAATGGAACACTGTTCTAATGGTCAATGTTCTTTATTTCAGTAGGTCGATTTAAGAAGATGATGCGATGTAGCAGAAGATAAAGGTCagtgcattttattttgttttttctatttgttgcCAATAAATGAGGTGTTGGAAAGCGATAGTTTGAGTGCCACAATAAGTGGTTTATATCCGGGTAAATTAGGTATAAAAGAAAGACACTATTTCCGAATTGAAATAGTCAGTATGAAGTGACAtgtttcataaattttaaacagagCATATGTTTCCATGGTGCTTTTCGTTGCGCCCGATTGACGGACTGTTGCGTTTGAAGTGCTTcttaaaattgtgtaaaaaggGCAGTAAAAGTCGCAACGAAGTAcaactattttcaaaaattttacgcGCCAGGGTAATTCTGCAAAGTGcttgtttattttcagttcGGTTGATTTGTTTGTAGAGATTGCGTTGCCCGATAAATAATCGTTGGCGTTCTTGCGCCAGATAAATGGTTTAATTGTTTACGAATCTTACATAAGTGCGTGTTATTTGGTGGAAATTCCCGGAAACGGTTATATAATCACCTGTTTGGCAATGACACAAGCCCTGTTGACGGCCTCAGCCTCGACCTCCTCCGGCCTGGACATCTCGTGTCCCTCGGGCCCTGTGATGCCCTTGGCCAAAAGCCGTTCGACATTTTTCGCAATAATCGCGCCATTCTCGGCATGCACTTGCGCCACGGCTCCCAATTTCTGGCACGTTTCAAAAACGCTATACAATTCCGAATCATTAAGCATAAAACCATAAGccataaaaactttaaatgaaTTAACTCCGTGCTCCTTGCACAGGACTTCCATCTCGCGCCTGACTTGCTCATTCCAGTGAGTTAGCGCGACGTGGAGTCCGTAATCGCAGCACACTTTGTCGTCACCCTTTTGTCGGTATTCGTAAAACGCGTCCAGGATTGACTCCCCCTTCTTTGGCATGACGAAGTCAACTGGAGCGAGAAGAGGGTATTGGGGGGATTTGGGGCGATTATCGCTTACTTATCATGGTGGTGCCGCCAGCCACCGCCGCTTTGGTGCCTTGGTAGAAGTCGTCGACTGATTTCGCCCCCATGAACTCCATCTCGAAGTGCGTGTGGGGGTCGATGCCGCCGGGCAGCACATACTTGCCGCGAGCGTCAATCACGCGGGTGCCCCCAGGGATGATCAGATTGCGCCCCAGCTGCTTTATGACCCCGTCCTCGATGTAGATATCATCCTCGGTGATGTCGTCCTCGTTTACCACTTTCCCATGCTTGATAAGTAAACGGTTCTGGGCACTCTGAAAATGCGCCGAAATCAAACTACGTGACTTTGCCATTACTTATTATCTTTCTGGtgtttatttatgaaaattattgACATTTGGAGTcatagtttagaaaaacaaacCGTAGGGATATAAATAGTTCCTGGTCGTGTTTACACACGGAATTAACATGCCAAAGTTGACTCTCTCCACAGGAAAAGGAAACAGcctaatgtttaaaaaaatcaatacatATAAAGCAAGTTAAAACGTCCTGACTTCCTGTGATATCCCCTTACGACCGtgcataattaattaagtgcGCGCTTAAAAACCGCAAGTGTTCATCCAAGAGGAATAACACTCAAATATCTTATGCAATACACCTGTTATCACTCACCTGTAAATGAATTGGAACTTTTTTCACTGGAGTAGACATTGCGGTTTACCTCAGTGGTTTCAGTGGATTCAATAATGACGATTTCCTCGTTTTTTATCAATCAAATTAAACTGAAACGAACGACAAATTTAACACCAACAACCTATAGCTAGACTAGAACGACCTTGCCCGGCACTGGTAATATTTATAATGTTGGCACTGGCGGAAGGTTGGCAACAGGGCGAGGTATGAATTTGGCCAATCGGAAGCTtagatttcattttttaaatgacaccgTGCGCGCGCCACTcaacagaaaaatatttcatgTAGATAACCAACCCTACAAGCGTGTAGCGGAAGTTGCAGCactattttgtattttttttgcctCAAAACGTTAAATATGAGCAGTTTAAGACtgtttaagtgttttttttttaaattttgtatttattagcATCTTCAAAAAATACGTTGTAATGCAGATATACAGTGAAACCTTTTTAACCCGACCATGTTTGAATCTCTTGTacaggaattttttttattgtccaGGAAATGTAcgtatttttttcactttaacACTGCGATAAAAAGGAACTCCTAACATTGACTTTGAGGcctcttttaaataaattattaaacaattaataataagtGTATCatgcgttattttttatttaatttaattccgaTTTGGATAATGaataatgatataaaaatttaataattttactctttaaaataatatcttgATTCTTCCAGAAGATACTAAAATATCTGTTCTCAAATATTTGTAgacgcaaatttttttgtaaagaaaaaatgaCAGAAGCGGCACTTAGAACTTTGCACCCCCATAGCCGTAAGTCTAGAAACGGCCCTGCTTTTCTAACCGGAAAATAGCTATATTGAGTCACTTGACACTCCGAACTCTGTGTActttattatgtattttttatccagACAACTCCTTGTAGTTAAGTTTAAATTatagaggttttactgtattctGTATAGTTTTGAGACGTGAGGATGCGATAGcatgattaaaaaatcttttttgctttaatttacGTCAACAGAGTGGGTGTCAGTAGTTCACGGTCATGAATTTGTATGCGTCGTTGCTGTCACTTGTTTTCACTGTTATTGATCAGTGGGTTTTAGGTGGTGATCGAATAAAACATcgaaaaatttctacaattttattacatttacaATAGTCAAAACTTACAGTTATAACGCAATATCACGTAAAATGAGATGTACACATTCCACCCTGATGTATGTAATGCGCAATGAAGAGaaatctaataaataaatgtttatgatTTCTATGTTCTATGAGCTATAGGAATATAACGATCCTTGCATCATTGAAGGAATTATTAGAGTATTACAAAATTTCCGATTGACAATGCGTTTAAATGTATAATGACGTATTCAATCGATTGTGATACGacatcaccctgtataagcaACTGACAAGAGGAAATATTAgcgagaaaaatattaaaagttctaCAATATATTGCATTATTAATAGAAAGTAACGATAAACAGTATAGAATAAAATATAAGTACATAATGGAAACGTCATAAAAACAGACATCTCATGCACACGCCCTTTAACAAAGTTACACAATCTGAAAAACTGATAACCATGTCAACAAGTAACAACTGATGGGTTAAACAAATCTAAATCTCTAGTTAGGTGACCATTTATAAGATTTCGAAGATGAGAATGTAGAGAGTATTAGAGCAGGTAGTAATGAGAGTTGCTTTGTGCATAAATGCAGTCACTCGCATGTTGGTGCGTCAATAATTTGCGCGCCATTCCGGGttatcaatttcatttttgtgcaACTTATctacaaatttattgcacATTCAACGAAAACATACTCCTGAACGTAGGtaataatatttacatttacgaAAAATCACAATACTATTACGGTCGCCGCAAGGACATTTACGACTCTTCGGCCTCTTCGCGAAATAAATATGTTGACCAGTATATTACATTGAAGAGTGCGAAAACTAAAGGAAACGTGATTCGGGAGATAACATCAATGCGCTTGGATCTTGTGGGGAACTTCGAGAGCCAAGATCGGCAACAGTTTGGACGTGCTGGTTGCATGTGGATTTCACATTGACGAACTTTTTCTAAACTCATTGGATCACCGGGATGACGCACCAAAGGCTTCTGAAAGAATTACCATAGCTCAACTTGATTAGGATTTCTACAACTGGCAACAACATCCAACACCCACGAGATCTACTACACCCCGAAACCCAACCAAGTGTAATAAATCTCCCGACATTTAGACTGCGAACAAGAAATCGATTATTTCTTAATATAGCATTACCATTGCGAAAGTGGCGTTGCTGTCTGTGTCTATTAGGTCAGACGTTGCATCCATGGATGCGGCATGTTCTAACTCGCACTGTCTTCTTTGCTTCTTCATGTTCTCGCGATGCATATCGGAACGCGACGCATAGTTTACAAGCGCAAATTCTAGCAACGCTCCGAATACGAACGTCAAACAAACCCCCGTCCACACATCAATCGCTTTTGTGTACGAAACAGGGGGTAGAGATGCGTTAATACCCGATGTTTGCGTAGCCATTGTGAGCAAAGTTGTAACACCTGAAAATTTAAGTACATTTTAATCTGTTCCAACACCGAAATCTACATTTTCAACGAAAAAAGCTTTTCCCGCTAATGGTGTATTAAATTCTTCAGGGTCAGGGGGATTAACTTGTTTGTATCCGTTTCAATTGGAcgcaattttcttttatatcCAGAGAATCCCTCTTACAATTAGTAATCCGGAATCGTTCGGACGACAATACCTACTTCATACCAGATGGAACGTTTGCGTGATTGCTTTTtcttaatgtttatttttagtttcgcTCATATACAATCACTGTTCCGGTGTGGACCGGCGAAAGCAACCCCCTCAGAGAAGCTTTTAGCATTAACGCACTTTCCACCGTTGTTGtcacttaaattaatttctgcaCGAACTTTGACATTTACTAAATCATATTAACCATAAAACAGATACactgcattaaatttataattagatgTGGTCGCGCCAAAATAGAATCACTTAGGACATATTTTTGAACAACACAGGAACTAAGCTAAAAAATACAGACTTACCCAGAGATACGCGTGCAGGAACAGCTCCTTGATCGAGCCAAAAGGACACCCATGAAACTATGACCAACATACAACAGGGTATGTATATTTGTATTAGGTAGTAACTGAATTCtcgtttaaataataaatcaactTTTAAACAACTATATTCACCTGGAAAATTTCACCATGAAAGGTCTGTAATTTTGAAGGTTGAAAGACGTACCGGTGTTAGTTTTACTGTTACAATAATCAGTTAGGAATTTTTCTAGTGTAAATCTAGGTAggtgtaaatttttaactacTTGTACAGGATCACCTTCTTTCCATAAAAATACTAAGTCATCGGTTGTCCAGCCATCtataattggaaaaattcaaaataaacgaTGCAtcgagaaaacaaaaatatcacagAATCGAGGCCTTTATACTGGTACCTGACGGACCGCAATCCGACTATAAAATAGACAATATGTAATTTCACAGAGACAGAGCGTTTAATTTGAATCAAATCAATATTCATGTGTAGTATATGACATGCTTTCTAATCTAATCTAATCGAATCGGAAAAATAATCATGCAAAATTCAACCTGCAAGATTTGtgagaaaaaattatgttgtgTGGGtgataaaatgaaaatgaccgTTTTGCGCGTTTTCGGGATGTGTTACCCATTTGGCACCAGCGCACAGCAGTTGATATAATTATGTGTTTTCGAATAATTTAGACGCGAAAATGTGGAGAATTCAGCTACTAGATCGAGATATGTGTTTTGACGTGATGTATTTGATTTTGCTGAAGTTGATACAGTATATGAAATGCATTTTAGCAATTCATGAGACGTGTCGGCCTTCTTATAACATGTTCCATCAGATTGGTATTCGAGTCCGGGGCTTTCGGACGTTATGTGCAAACTTTAAGTACCTACCTAGCAAGCGATTTAATGAACAAGTCCATGTTATGTTTGtaattattgttgaatttAGGTGGGTAGCTGCTGCTGTGTTGgaatacataattaatttgCGATGGTGCTAAATGGGCGGGGTAGAGGCGGGGGTGGTGGTCTGGTGGTGGAAGGAAGCGGGAATTTGAGTAGATAATACTCACAGCTAGCCATCCGTAAGGAACATATTTGACGGTCAAGGGGGTAGAGCTTGAGGTTCATCGGACATGATAATGTCAAAGATATTCTGAAAATTGTAAACGTTTGGGGCGGGTTGTTAGAAGGAGATAGGTGATTTTACCTTATGCTATAGAGGACTGAACCGTATGGAAAAATGCGTATGTAGACGTTGGGCATAATAATGTTGTGGAAATGCCCCTCTTTTTCGTTAGAAAAAAAGAGATCAGGCATCCAGACTCGACTGGCTTCAGTTAAAGTAAGATATTTGAGACGACCTCCAAAGTCGTTAAACTTGAGTCTTTCGTCTAGCCATTGCTCTCTGAAGGTGAGTTGTACACTGTATTCCTGTAATATCCAGATTGTGAAGAGCTTTGCGGGGGGTTGTAAGTAAACATGCAACATGCATTAGAAGAAGTAGAACCTGCAAGGTTGACTTGTACGATTTGGAGATGGGGTTAATATCGCTAAACGAAGAAGAAGCATGCACTAGATGTTAAGGTTGTATATACGGCGTGTACTCGCCGGGGCTGCAGCGCCACACGGCATGCTCGCGCTGGTGCTGGTGCCCTCATTGCAACATCACCTCTCGGCCTTGTGCAAGTGAACGCAACCGAGTATTACACCCATCCAATACTTGACATGACTGGCAGACCGCGCACTCACTCACCATTTTATAATCGTCTATTTTGCTGATAGACCGAAGAAAGAAGTTGATGTTAACTACAGTCGGGCCGTCACGTCCTACTGCGGTGGAAcagaacaaaataaattactatgTTAAGAAGTCAAAGTCTTGGCTGCGGGGCACGGCGCCAATCACATCTCGCATTGGCCATGTCCGCATGCAAGCACGCGGTCGCCGGCCCACCGCCCCACAAAACACGAAAAGCACACGCAGGCCGTCCCGCCCCACAGAAGATCAGAAGATGAACTATGCTACCATCCAACACTACACAAATAGAGACCATTCCCTGCTGCCAATAGCCACTTACCATTGTCACATCATCTATCTTTGAGATACTTCTGACAAATATGTTGACACGGACAATTGCGGGACCATCTAGTGGTTAGAAAAGAAAAACGGCTTTATTAGTGGACATCATCACCGGGCGCTCGATGCGATCGATGCATGAAGGCAATGAGGCACCTGCACCGGCACGACGGCACTGACAGAGCAGCACCCAATGCTACCTTACTGCCCACTAGCCCACTCGAAAGGCATTCGCTTCAATTCAGTTCAGCAATCAAACCTAGTCAAGCAAGACGGGGCCGACGAGAAGAGTTCGCTATTCGCTCGCTCGTTCGTCGCTTGCGTTTCCTGGTGCTGGTGCGTGTGGTGCGTGCTAATTCGCGCGACAAACGGACCCTTCTCGTCTCCGCCCCATGCTGGCTTTTCGCTTATTCGTATGTGATGTAGCATCTCTATACTATAGCCTACAGAACGATGTGGTGGGCGCCCACTTACCATCTTGATGTCACTAATGGTCGCAATGCTGCGGACAAACAGGTTTACTCGGACAATGGCTGGCCCATCTAGAGCGATGGACAACGTGTTACATTACATATATGTACAACAAGCAAAGGCAACAAAAGACAGAGGCCCCGTTCTCTGGACGTCTGACCTAAACATTTTAGATACGCCAACCAGTATAACGCGCTCACCTGTGCCATTCACACCAGATGGTCGGATCCTCGCATCATACATCCCCTGCCCCAGGATCTGGTCCAACACCTCTTTCTCCTTTTCGCGAAAATTAATCTTGACATTTGTGCACCTATTACGTACACACACGGTTAGGCAACGGACCTGGAAAACCACCCCAAACAACTTACACTGTCACGTGGATGATGTGCACTATCAATGCGATGAGGGTGTGTGTATACATCGCAACTGGAACTGGCCCCAAGACTCAACCTCACCGATTCGAGATCTACCAAAGGCCAGTCCTGAAGTGACTACTACTTCACCCGTTCATCGGAGCTGTGCATCAATCTCTAGGAGTTCCTCTGACTCCTCCTCGCGAAAACACACACGCACTCAGAACTGAGGGCCCGTGCACCGTCGATTATTATGAGCTGTACCTCTAACTCATAGGAAGCGCTATATTGATCGTCGGTCGGACCTCGCGCACTAACGACGTCTATTTTTGCAAGCGCGCGAGCTTGTCAAATCCGACAACCAACAACCAACCTTTACTTACGCTCACGATTCACACGACGACTACCAGCCATCACCTCCAAAACAAACAACACTCCCTTCATTACACAATTCACCAATCCATACCTAATGATCAAATTACACCACcatatttatctttttgctgCCCTTCCAACTCAGACGCGTACATTGCCGCCGTCATCCCTGACGTCACCAAAACGTAAAATCGCGTCTATTCTTTTGGCTTGACTCAAAGCCTTTTCATGTTCCACCGATACCAACGATCCTTCATTAAAATCTACTTAAATTCAAAAaccgttttttattaaaaattaaagactcTTCAAAGCTTCttaccaatttatttcattCAAATACAATTTCAATACAATTATGCACAAATTGCCTTTTTACACACTCATATATACCCACAAAAGCAAATCCCGGCGCTGGAACACTTTTTTCgctcattaaattttaatcgtcCACATTGGCAATAACTATTTATATATTAGAAGGTAACTAATGATTATTCTCCAGTCGGTTCATTTTGAGTTCCATTGCTAATTTATAGCCCAACTCTGGTCGCCTGTCTCGCCCTTCAACCATGGCTTTGACTTGATtcgaattaataataacgcCGTTGTTCTTAATGACTGTGTTTTTAGTCTTCTCTATGTCCATCAAATCGACCCCTCGGCTGCAATCGTCGAGGAGAATCGTTCTGTAACCAATTGCAAGTGCATCAACAGCCGTCGCACCTGAATTAAATCGGCTTTATTACAGTAAAATTAGCCCCAATCGGCGCAATTTGCATAGATTTAC encodes:
- the GluClalpha gene encoding glutamate-gated chloride channel isoform a precursor (isoform a precursor is encoded by transcript variant a), which produces MYTHTLIALIVHIIHVTVCTNVKINFREKEKEVLDQILGQGMYDARIRPSGVNGTDGPAIVRVNLFVRSIATISDIKMEYSVQLTFREQWLDERLKFNDFGGRLKYLTLTEASRVWMPDLFFSNEKEGHFHNIIMPNVYIRIFPYGSVLYSIRISLTLSCPMNLKLYPLDRQICSLRMASYGWTTDDLVFLWKEGDPVQVVKNLHLPRFTLEKFLTDYCNSKTNTGEYSCLKVDLLFKREFSYYLIQIYIPCCMLVIVSWVSFWLDQGAVPARVSLGVTTLLTMATQTSGINASLPPVSYTKAIDVWTGVCLTFVFGALLEFALVNYASRSDMHRENMKKQRRQCELEHAASMDATSDLIDTDSNATFAMKPLVRHPGDPMSLEKVRQCEIHMQPARPNCCRSWLSKFPTRSKRIDVISRITFPLVFALFNVIYWSTYLFREEAEES
- the GluClalpha gene encoding glutamate-gated chloride channel isoform b precursor (isoform b precursor is encoded by transcript variant b), coding for MYTHTLIALIVHIIHVTVCTNVKINFREKEKEVLDQILGQGMYDARIRPSGVNGTDGPAIVRVNIFVRSISKIDDVTMEYSVQLTFREQWLDERLKFNDFGGRLKYLTLTEASRVWMPDLFFSNEKEGHFHNIIMPNVYIRIFPYGSVLYSIRISLTLSCPMNLKLYPLDRQICSLRMASYGWTTDDLVFLWKEGDPVQVVKNLHLPRFTLEKFLTDYCNSKTNTGEYSCLKVDLLFKREFSYYLIQIYIPCCMLVIVSWVSFWLDQGAVPARVSLGVTTLLTMATQTSGINASLPPVSYTKAIDVWTGVCLTFVFGALLEFALVNYASRSDMHRENMKKQRRQCELEHAASMDATSDLIDTDSNATFAMKPLVRHPGDPMSLEKVRQCEIHMQPARPNCCRSWLSKFPTRSKRIDVISRITFPLVFALFNVIYWSTYLFREEAEES
- the GluClalpha gene encoding glutamate-gated chloride channel isoform X6, coding for MEYSVQLTFREQWLDERLKFNDFGGRLKYLTLTEASRVWMPDLFFSNEKEGHFHNIIMPNVYIRIFPYGSVLYSIRISLTLSCPMNLKLYPLDRQICSLRMASYGWTTDDLVFLWKEGDPVQVVKNLHLPRFTLEKFLTDYCNSKTNTGEYSCLKVDLLFKREFSYYLIQIYIPCCMLVIVSWVSFWLDQGAVPARVSLGVTTLLTMATQTSGINASLPPVSYTKAIDVWTGVCLTFVFGALLEFALVNYASRSDMHRENMKKQRRQCELEHAASMDATSDLIDTDSNATFAMKPLVRHPGDPMSLEKVRQCEIHMQPARPNCCRSWLSKFPTRSKRIDVISRITFPLVFALFNVIYWSTYLFREEAEES